In the genome of Chryseobacterium sp. 52, the window CCAAGACGGCTGGCATTTCTTTCATCATCCTGAAGACTGAACGAATATTCCTCTTTCTCTGTCACAAAATTCTCCTCTACGTCTACCGTTACGGGAAGAAAATAATCATATAAAGCCTGCAGAACATTTCTGAACGGACTTCCTGAAATATATTTTTTCATTTCTGCATAAGGGATCGGGCCAATATTCACCACCCAATTCCTTTGTCCGTCCATATGCTTTCCGCTGGGAATATAGGTAACTCCTAATTTTGAGTTCCCTAATAACATAGAGTCGTCATTTCTTTCAATCCGGTCTATAATATTCGGAGCAAAAGTCACTTGTACCGGAACCTGCAGAAAAGCAGTCATACATCTTTCAAACCATTTTTTATTTCCTCTGATCTGGTGGAAAAATGGTAAAATATAGATAAATATATAGGCACTCTGCTCATCAAGCATTTTGATAAGAGGCCAGAGTTCACTTACGGTATCCAAAAGTGTATCTGTACTGCTTGAAATATCAAATTCAGATTCCTTAAGCAGGGAACTGATTTCTGTAAAAAAAACTTCCAGTTCAAAAGGACGGAAAAACTTCCGCGCATCTTCTTCTACTTTTTTCTGCTTACGGATTTCACGGACTACGGTATCCACATTCTTTCTGGAAGCTCCCAAAGACGGCGGATGAAACAGCCCTTCCGGAAGATAATCATAAATCCCTTCCCTATAGGTTTCTATAGTGAAGACTTCCTCATCAAATCCTAAATAACTGCTCGAAATACTTTTGATATCCTTCAGATAAGCACGGTCGTTGATCCCGATCCGCTCTATAAATATATTGCTTACCGCCCGCTGATACTTCAAAAGGTTCACTGCTACAGCTTCAGCTTTGAAGTCGGTCTGCAGTTTATTGTAATACATGTCTACAATATTATTCTCATACATAGTGTTTCCTGTGATTATGACTTGTAAAGATAATATATCTCATAAGTTTGAAAAAATAATTGGCTAATAATTTTATTTTAAAAATACTAATTTCCTGACATTAAAAGGAATATTCTATGACAAATTCCGTAAAAATACGGTAATACTGCATGAATCGGGGTTTTGGAACATTTATTTAAAGATAAATCTTATACCTGACAGGTAAGGTTTTACATCACTATTATGCTCCTACATTTTATATTTATAGAAATTAATGCTGTATTTCTTTATTTAGATTAATTTTTATTAACATCTCCGGGATAAGAAATTGTTCATAATTGATACAGGTTCGGAAACCGGGCCGTATCTTTGCAGCTTGTAAAATGTTATTTATAATGAAAAGTATTTATTCTAAAATTCTGATTTTAGCATTCATTTCATCTTCAATTTATTCTTATGCATGGGGGTTGACAGGTCACCGCGTAATTGCAGAGATCGCTGAAAACCATCTGTCGGGTAAAGCAAGAAGAGAGATCAAAAAAATAATGGGTAAAGAACGCCTTGCTTATTGGGCAAACTGGCCGGATTTCATCAAATCTGACACTACCGGAGCATGGAAGCAGGCTTCATCGTGGCATTACGTAAACGTTGATCCACAGGCTGATTTTAAAGCTTTTGACCAAAACTTAAAAATGCAGGCAGGGCCAAGCCTTTTTACGCAGATAAACACGCTGTCCAGCCAGATCAAAGACGAAAAAACTTCTGAAAAAGACAGAAAGATTGCTCTGATCTTCCTGATCCATATTATGGGAGACCTTTCCCAGCCTCTTCACGTGGGAAGAGCGGAGGATCTTGGCGGAAACAAAATCAATGTGACTTATTTCGGAGACAAAACCAATCTTCACTCTGTATGGGATGGTAAACTGGTAGATTCACAAAAATACAGTTACACAGAATACGCAACGCTTTTGGATATCAAATCTAAGGATGAAGTAAAGCTGATCCAAACCGGAACGGTAGAAGACTGGCTGTATGATTCTCATAAGATTGCCAACAAAATCTACGCACAGACTCCGGATGGTTCTAAATTATCTTACGACTATCAGTATAAATTCAATGAAACTCTTGAAAGACAGCTTCTTTACGGAGGATTGAGACTGGCTAAGGTCTTGAATGATTTGTTTTAATAGTTGCTAGTTTCTAGTTACCGGTTTATTGAGTTGCTGGTTGCTGGTCTATAATATAAATCATAAAAAAGAATTTTTAATTTTTAATTATTCATTCTTCACTATAAAAGCGGGACTTCGGTTTCGCTTTTTTTTTGGCCACAATTGCTCAGAAGATGGATCAGATTAATATTAAGGGAAAGATTAAGAATTTCAGTACCTATTTATATTCACGCTACCCTATCTGACATCTCATATCTCAATTCTATTCATCTCCTGCCTTGATTCTCCCCCTTTCTGCACAAAATTTAAAAAATAATTAAAACTGGTGTAACCTTTCTCCCTCTTCATGCGTATAATATATAGTAACTCTTTTTTGAGGATAAAAATAGATGAGACAATTAAAAATCACTAAGCAGGTTACCAACAGGGAAACTGCTTCATTAGACAAGTATTTGCAGGAAATTGGTAAAGTGGAACTGATCACTGCGGACGAAGAAGTAGAATTGGCACAAAAAATACGTGCGGGCGACAGAGCAGCACTGGAGAAATTAATCAAAGCCAACCTTCGTTTCGTAGTTTCTGTATCTAAACAATACCAGAATCAAGGTCTTTCTTTACCCGATTTAATTAATGAAGGTAACTTAGGATTGATGAAAGCAGCAAAAAGGTACGATGAAACTAGAGGTTTCAAATTTATCTCTTATGCGGTATGGTGGATTCGTCAGTCAATTTTACAGGCTTTAGCTGAACAGTCAAGAATTGTAAGGCTACCGTTGAATAAAATTGGTTCCATCAACAAAATCAATAAAGCATACGCTCACCTTGAGCAGGAAAATGAAAGACCCCCTTCTCCGGAAGAATTGGCTGAAGTTCTTGACATGAGCGAGGAAGATATTAAAGAATCTATGAAAAACTCCGGAAGACACCTGTCCATGGATGCACCTTTAGTAGAAGGTGAAGATTCTAATCTTTATGATGTATTGCGTTCAGGAGAATCTCCAAGTCCGGACAAAGATCTAATGCTTGAATCTCTTCAGATTGAGATTGAAAGAGCATTGAATACTTTGACTCCAAGAGAAGCTGACCTGGTAAGGTTATACTTCGGACTGAACGGAAAACACCCGATGACTTTAGAAGAAATCGGTGAAACTTTCGATCTTACAAGAGAGAGGGTTCGTCAGATCAAAGAAAAAGCAATTAAGAGACTAAAACACAATACCAGAAGCAAGATCCTGAAATCTTATTTAGGTAAATAATTTTAGCGTAAAAAACAATGTATGCGGAGTCTGTTTTCAGGCTCCGTTTTTTTATTTTATCATCAGACGACCAGGAGAAATCCAGTTTATAGTCGTAAAAGCTGTTTTGGTTTTTTTTTGAGGCAAAGATCAATTTTTATAACTTATATTTAAGAATGTAAAGAAAGGAATCCCTCCTTGATTGATTTGACTAAGCAGAGGTTTATGTAGCAATTTAATCAATGGTAAAGCCATAATCTTTTAAAAAGCACTTAATAGAAACTTTGCATTTTTTGAATACAACCACCTTTTAGATCTATAGGAATGTAACAATTTTTAGAGTATCTTCAACTAATAAGGAATAAAGTCAAAAACAAAAAACTTATGAAAAAAATACTTTTCGCTTCCGCTTTAGCTCTGTCAGTACTTTCCTGTAAAGAAAATAAGCCTGGAAATGCTACTGTAGTAGAGAATGCCGTGGATAATGCCGAATCATCCGTTTCCGGTTCTCTCAAGAGCTATCGCAATGACAATATGGTTGATAAAATTTATTCTGAACTGATTAAAAATGATAAAAACCTCAAAACCCTGGACGACAAACTTATCAAGGTTTATGAAGAGAGCGGCAAGGTTTTAGGATTATATGGAGAAACACTCCACAAGTCAGAGGATTTTTATCGGGATGCTCATTATCAGGCAGGAACCATTAAAGATTCACTTTTAAAACAGCAGATGGAGAAAGAGATCAAAATAAGCTCTGATCATTACAATCAGAAAATAAGTAAAGTCAAAGAACTGATCGCCAAGGTGAATAAAAACAGTGATGATATTAATAATTTCTATACTGCTTTTAAAATCAGAAAAACCCTTCCTGAGATTGGGAAGTACCAAAATGCCCATCCTCTGAAAACTGACAGCCTTGAAAACTTCATCAATAAACAGAATCAATTACTCAACGAACTGAAAAATATTAAATAAAACAATGAATTATACTCCCCAATGGCTTACGGATAAAACCCGTATCAATGAACTGGTCGACTTTTTTATTACTCATAAAACAGATTCCTATATCTCCCACAGTGAAATCATGTATGGCAGAGCTTTGGATTCCCAACATTGGAATCCGGATCTCAGAGCGGTATTCACTGAGCAGCTGATGAATGATTATGACTACGATGGTACTTCAAAATTGAATATTTTAATCGTAGAAAATGACAACGGAGTAATTGTGGGAATGCTGGTTTTCAATGTGATCAACAGTCCTTTTAAGAAATATGCTATTTTAGAGGATATGCTTTTGGACAGCAGTGTAAGAGGTCAATCGCTGGGCAGTAAACTTTTAGAAAATGTAATACAGAAATCCAAAGAATGGAATATCAGTTTTATTATGCTGGAAAGCGGTGTCAATAATCATGGTGCCCATCATTTTTTCAGTAAATACGGTTTCGAAAAAGTATCCGAAAGCTATATGTTAACATTATAAACTGATCCCCTACTTCTGATGAATGACATTTCAATAATAGGAGCCGGAATTGGCGGGCTCAGTCTGGGAAATATTCTTCAACAACGTCAATATGATTTTACAATCTATGAAGGTGCACCGGAAATAAAACCTGTTGGAGCAGGAATAATGATGGCCGTTAATGCCATGCAGATCTTTGACCAACTGGGTTTAAAAGAAAAAATTGAGAATGCGGGAAATAAAGTTCACGGAATTTCCATCACAGATGAATCTTTAAAACCGATTACAAAGACCAGCATTCTTGCTCTGGAAAAAAAATACAATTCCTGTAACGTAGCCATTCACCGGGCCGGGCTTCAGAAAATCCTTGCAGAGAATATAGGCTTTGAGCATATTAAACTTAATCATTCATTAAGTAAAGTAGAAAAAAATGAAAACTATTCTTTGCATTTTGAGAATGGGACTCAGGCTGAAAGCAAGATTGTTTTCGGGGCAGATGGCATAAAATCTAAAGTGCGGGACCAGATCCTGAAAACAACAACCATCCGAAATGCCGGACAAAAGTGCTGGCGTGGGCTCGTAGAATTGGATTTACCCGAAAAATTTAATCACGAAGCGATTGAAATGTGGGGAAAAGGAAAACGTTTTGGTTTTGTGAAAATTTCAGAAAAGAAAGTATATTGGTATGCTTTGGTGAATGAAAGAAAACATAAACGGTATTTCAGTCTGTCTGAAATTTTCAGTGAGTTTCATCCTCTCGCGGTCCGTATTCTTGAAGCCACTTCAGAGGAAAATATTATCCTTAATGATATTACCGACCTCTCGCCTATTCCTTCGTGGTATTCTGAAAACCTATGCCTGATCGGAGATGCAGCTCATGCCACCACACCTAATATGGGTCAAGGAGCCTGTCAGTCCATTGAGGATGCTTATATCATCGGCAGATTACTGGAAAACAATCAGGATTTCAACGCTGTTTTTGAGGAATTTCAAAAAATCAGAAGAAAAAAGGTAGATTATATAGTGAATACCAGCTGGAAAATCGGAAAGATTTCTCAGTGGGAAAGCGGAAATACATTGCGTAATTTTTTCATGCGCTTAATTCCGGAAAATACCAATCAGAAACTGGCAGAAAAGATTATCCGATTGGAAATGTAAAGTCAATTCAACAATCTGAATTTTAAACCCTTAAAAATTAATATGTTTTTAAGAATATTAAATACTTAGAAGCCGGTCTATGATCAACAATCAAATTATTTTTTTAAATTAATTAACTCTAATTTTATTTTTTTAGAATTATTTTTTACAACCATGCTATAGATGTGATTTTCATAAAAAATTTCAAAATAATTTAATGAAAAAATTAATCACGCTATGGTTATTTATTCAATATAAATGAAGTAAATTTTGATTTTAAATTAATAATTTTCAATAACTTAAGTCAAACATGTATCTTTTTAAAGCTTTATTACAAAGCATTATTTTTTCATATATTTAAGTACGAAAAAATTAAAAAATGAAAAGAATACTTTATTTAATACTATTAATGATAGGATTCCAAACCACACATGCACAAGAAGTCCCATTGCTGGACCGGGAATTATTTTACGGAAACCCGGAGATTTCGGGCGGACAACTGAGTCCTGATGGAAAATGGATCTCCTTTATGAAACAATATGAAGGAATCATGAACATCTGGGTGAAAAAAGTGGATGAGCCTTTTGAAAAAGCCCGTCCATTAACAGACAGCAAGCGTCCTCTAGCCGGATACTTCTGGTCTGAAAACGGAAAATATATCTTGTATGTAAAAGATAAAAACGGGGATGAAAATATGAATATTTTTGCGGTAGATCCTTTGGCAAATGCTGTAAAAGGTGTTCCTGAATCAAGAAATCTAACTCCGCTTAATGAAGTGACAGCCCAGATCCAGATGGTGAGTAAAAAAGATCCGGATCTGATGATGATTGGACTTAATAACCGGGACAAAGCCTGGCATGATCTGTATTCATTGAAAATTTCTACCGGTGAGCTGAAAAAAATCTACGAAAATAAAGACCGTATCACAGGTTATAAATTCGACTGGGATGAAAAGCTAAGAGTTCTGTCTAAAACAGACGAAAAAGGAACTACCCAATTCCTGTACAAAGAAGGTGATCAACTGACTCCTATCTATGAAACATTGGTTACAGAAGGAGCCTATATTGCGAACTGGAATGAAGACAATTCAAAATTCTATTTAGTAACCGATAAAGGGGATCTGGATAAATCTACCTTATTTCTGATGGATCCGAAAACCAAACAGATGACAAAAATAGAAAGTGATCCTAAAGGAAAAGTTGATTTCGGAGGATTATTTATAGATAGAAATACCAGAAAGATTATTTCGACTTCCTATACCGGAGATAAAACTGAAAACTACTGGAAAGACAAAACATGGGAAGCAAACTATAAATTCTTACAGAGTAAATTCCCGGGAAGAGAG includes:
- a CDS encoding type VI secretion system baseplate subunit TssG encodes the protein MYYNKLQTDFKAEAVAVNLLKYQRAVSNIFIERIGINDRAYLKDIKSISSSYLGFDEEVFTIETYREGIYDYLPEGLFHPPSLGASRKNVDTVVREIRKQKKVEEDARKFFRPFELEVFFTEISSLLKESEFDISSSTDTLLDTVSELWPLIKMLDEQSAYIFIYILPFFHQIRGNKKWFERCMTAFLQVPVQVTFAPNIIDRIERNDDSMLLGNSKLGVTYIPSGKHMDGQRNWVVNIGPIPYAEMKKYISGSPFRNVLQALYDYFLPVTVDVEENFVTEKEEYSFSLQDDERNASRLGYSTFL
- a CDS encoding S1/P1 nuclease translates to MKSIYSKILILAFISSSIYSYAWGLTGHRVIAEIAENHLSGKARREIKKIMGKERLAYWANWPDFIKSDTTGAWKQASSWHYVNVDPQADFKAFDQNLKMQAGPSLFTQINTLSSQIKDEKTSEKDRKIALIFLIHIMGDLSQPLHVGRAEDLGGNKINVTYFGDKTNLHSVWDGKLVDSQKYSYTEYATLLDIKSKDEVKLIQTGTVEDWLYDSHKIANKIYAQTPDGSKLSYDYQYKFNETLERQLLYGGLRLAKVLNDLF
- a CDS encoding RNA polymerase sigma factor RpoD/SigA; the encoded protein is MRQLKITKQVTNRETASLDKYLQEIGKVELITADEEVELAQKIRAGDRAALEKLIKANLRFVVSVSKQYQNQGLSLPDLINEGNLGLMKAAKRYDETRGFKFISYAVWWIRQSILQALAEQSRIVRLPLNKIGSINKINKAYAHLEQENERPPSPEELAEVLDMSEEDIKESMKNSGRHLSMDAPLVEGEDSNLYDVLRSGESPSPDKDLMLESLQIEIERALNTLTPREADLVRLYFGLNGKHPMTLEEIGETFDLTRERVRQIKEKAIKRLKHNTRSKILKSYLGK
- a CDS encoding GNAT family N-acetyltransferase translates to MNYTPQWLTDKTRINELVDFFITHKTDSYISHSEIMYGRALDSQHWNPDLRAVFTEQLMNDYDYDGTSKLNILIVENDNGVIVGMLVFNVINSPFKKYAILEDMLLDSSVRGQSLGSKLLENVIQKSKEWNISFIMLESGVNNHGAHHFFSKYGFEKVSESYMLTL
- a CDS encoding FAD-dependent monooxygenase — its product is MNDISIIGAGIGGLSLGNILQQRQYDFTIYEGAPEIKPVGAGIMMAVNAMQIFDQLGLKEKIENAGNKVHGISITDESLKPITKTSILALEKKYNSCNVAIHRAGLQKILAENIGFEHIKLNHSLSKVEKNENYSLHFENGTQAESKIVFGADGIKSKVRDQILKTTTIRNAGQKCWRGLVELDLPEKFNHEAIEMWGKGKRFGFVKISEKKVYWYALVNERKHKRYFSLSEIFSEFHPLAVRILEATSEENIILNDITDLSPIPSWYSENLCLIGDAAHATTPNMGQGACQSIEDAYIIGRLLENNQDFNAVFEEFQKIRRKKVDYIVNTSWKIGKISQWESGNTLRNFFMRLIPENTNQKLAEKIIRLEM